A part of Nitrospirota bacterium genomic DNA contains:
- a CDS encoding DUF433 domain-containing protein gives MKTDWKKRIELNPDIMGGKPVIKGTRVPVEVIVGGLAGGMTIEEVCKEYRLKAEDVRAALSYAAETLSEEHLIAVSRR, from the coding sequence ATGAAAACAGACTGGAAAAAGAGGATAGAGCTGAATCCTGATATTATGGGTGGAAAGCCTGTGATTAAAGGTACACGGGTTCCTGTTGAAGTTATTGTTGGTGGATTGGCAGGTGGCATGACAATTGAAGAGGTGTGCAAAGAATACAGGCTTAAAGCTGAAGATGTAAGGGCAGCCCTATCCTATGCAGCAGAAACACTCTCAGAGGAACACTTGATTGCAGTTTCTCGTAGA